The nucleotide window GAGACGGAGCTGGGGACCGGCGGGCGCTGAGTCGGTCTGCCGCCGAGGCCACTGCCTCGCCGACGGTCCGGCTGATCACCCGGGCGATGCGCAGGATGCCGGGAGAGCGGACCGGGCAGGGCCTGGGCGTCGACGTGGTCGGGGCCAGGCAGAAGTGCAGGTAATCGTCGTCGCGGTGCAGGGCGGTGCGGTCACTGCCCGGTCGGGTGCAGTACGGTCCGTGCCCGCGTTCGTACGCGGTGCACGGCAGGTACTGCGTCCAGGTGTAGCGGTCGGCGGCCCGGCTGACCGCCTTCCCGGCGTCCGCGAGCAGATCGCCGGAGGCCCGTGCCTGCCGTTCGTAGACCGCGTTGACGCGCCTGACCCGGTCGGGGGTGATCGGGTCAGGTCCCTGGAGGACCCAGACGACCCTCACCCCGTCGGCGGCACCCGCGATCTGGTCGGTCAGGCGCCCGGCGTCGGCGGTGTAGCGCGCGAAGTACCTGTCGCGCGCTTCGTCGTACGTGATGCCGTCCATGCAGGGCGTGTAGCCCCATGCGTTGCCCCAGAACTGCAGCACCACGTAGTCCGGCCGCAGCCGGCGCACCAGGGCGGCCGCCTTGTCCTTCGGCGGGACCAGGGAGTCCTCGGCGCCGCCCTCCAGGTAGTCGCACAGCGTGGTGCCGGAGTACGGGGCGCTGGTGTAGCGGGCTCCCGTCCCGTCCCGCAGGAGCCCGCCGAGGACCTTCTGGTTCTCCATGGCGAGGGAGTCACCGAGGTAGAGGACGGTGGGGCGGGGCGGTTGCCGAGTGGCCTCGACGGCTCCGGTGTCCTCTCCGGGGGTGGCGGCCGGGCGCTGGTGCGTGGTCGACCCGGTGGCGGGGGACGAGGGCGTGGACACGGGCCCGGGATCCGACGAGGGATCCCCGCACGCGGTGAGCAGCAGCAGTCCTGCCAGTACACCTGCCAGTACGCCTTGCGGTACCCGGACGATCCACGGCTTGCTCATACGGCAACTCCCGCCTCGGCCACCGAAAACGGCCCCCAGACAAGCACAGGGGGCCGCACGGGGGAAGAGTCCGCGCGCCCGCGGGCCGTCGGCCGGCGCTCCTACGGACCGTCGGGCGGAAACAGGGACCCGGCCGCCCGCGCCACCGCGTCGAGCACCCGGTCCGTGTCCGCCTCGGAGGTCCGCCAGTTGCTGAAGGCGGCCCGCAGGGCGTGCGTCCCCTCGTGGGACGTCGGCGTCAGGAACGCCTCGCCGGAGTCCGCGACCGCCCGGCCCAGCGCGTGCACCCGTTCCCGGGTCGGTGACCCGGCGAGCGTGAAGCAGACGACGTTCAGCCGGACCGGCGCGAGCAGCCGCAGTTCCGGCAGGCCCGCGATCCCCTCGCCGAGCCGCCGGGCCAGCGCCACGTTCCGCTCGACGATCTCGCGGTGCCCCTCGCGGCCGTACGCGGCGAGCGAGAACCAGGCCGGCAGCGCCCGCAGCCGGCGTGAGTTCTCGGGCGTGAGGTGCACGAAGTCGGGGTCGCCGGTGGGCAGCCCGAGGTACGGCGACGCGTTGTGGAAGACCCGCACCTGGAGATCCCGGTGGCGGGTGAACTGCACGGCCGCGTCGTACGGGACGTTGAGCCACTTGTGCAGATCGACGCAGACCGAGTCGGCGGCGTCGAGGCCGTCG belongs to Streptomyces sp. V3I8 and includes:
- a CDS encoding SGNH/GDSL hydrolase family protein, which produces MSKPWIVRVPQGVLAGVLAGLLLLTACGDPSSDPGPVSTPSSPATGSTTHQRPAATPGEDTGAVEATRQPPRPTVLYLGDSLAMENQKVLGGLLRDGTGARYTSAPYSGTTLCDYLEGGAEDSLVPPKDKAAALVRRLRPDYVVLQFWGNAWGYTPCMDGITYDEARDRYFARYTADAGRLTDQIAGAADGVRVVWVLQGPDPITPDRVRRVNAVYERQARASGDLLADAGKAVSRAADRYTWTQYLPCTAYERGHGPYCTRPGSDRTALHRDDDYLHFCLAPTTSTPRPCPVRSPGILRIARVISRTVGEAVASAADRLSARRSPAPSRPAGTCAGARPACSAAAPGAAAAGPGRRRARRSGR